One region of Fragaria vesca subsp. vesca linkage group LG4, FraVesHawaii_1.0, whole genome shotgun sequence genomic DNA includes:
- the LOC101299574 gene encoding F-box protein SKIP28-like has protein sequence MEIPQFLESQEHEAVDKSAQKVPILPSDAIKEKEAGPPHEALFLILTYLPLFELLAMNQVCTTLRDAVNKDVISWLNIMVEKPLSLKLSDAILMKLTSKANGRLRSLALMKCAKITDNGLQQVVEQNPLISKLYLPACTGLTPEGVIQAVKTLSEHGHCLKSIMINGIYNINKQHLETLRSYLDEMNLDTKKEQPGSCPLLFLEYMDSPTLRHDKGHTTIDLEVCPKCDEVRMVFDCPRWACKRMLERSVTECRGCKFCILRCLECGGCVDSQEIEEAVCGDILCSDCWLHLPKCNFCNKPYCKQHSDNKCSTSGSTGFVCEVCYAKYIVNLPKYC, from the exons ATGGAGATCCCACAGTTTCTGGAGTCCCAAGAACATGAAGCTGTTGACAAGTCTGCACAGAAGGTACCAATTCTGCCTTCTGATGCAATCAAAGAAAAAGAAGCAGGGCCTCCTCACGAGGCTTTGTTCCTTATCTTAACTTACCTTCCTCTATTTGAGCTTCTTGCCATGAACCAAGTTTGCACTACACTGAGAGATGCAGTAAACAAGGATGTGATCTCATGGCTGAACATCATGGTTGAAAAACCGTTGAGCTTGAAATTGTCCGATGCGATCTTGATGAAACTTACATCCAAGGCTAATGGAAGGTTGAGAAGTTTGGCTCTAATGAAATGTGCAAAGATTACAGATAACGGGCTTCAACAGGTTGTGGAGCAGAATCCTCTGATCAGCAAG CTCTATCTGCCAGCCTGCACTGGCTTAACACCAGAAGGAGTTATACAAGCTGTGAAGACATTATCTGAGCATGGTCACTGCTTAAAGTCCATAATGATAAATGGCATCTACAACATAAACAAACAGCACCTTGAAACACTCAGGTCTTATCTTGATGAAATGAATCTCGACACAAAAAAGGAGCAGCCGGGATCATGCCCTCTCTTATTTCTTGAGTACATGGACTCGCCAACACTCAGACATGACAAGGGTCACACCACAATCGACCTTGAAGTTTGCCCAAAATGTGATGAGGTGAGGATGGTTTTCGATTGTCCAAGGTGGGCATGCAAGAGAATGTTAGAAAGGTCAGTGACTGAATGTAGGGGATGCAAGTTTTGCATTCTAAGGTGTCTGGAGTGTGGTGGCTGCGTCGATTCTCAAGAAATTGAAGAGGCTGTTTGTGGTGATATCTTGTGTTCAGATTGCTGGCTTCACCTTCCCAAATGTAACTTCTGCAACAAGCCATACTGTAAGCAACACTCTGATAACAAGTGCTCCACTTCAGGATCTACAGGTTTCGTCTGTGAGGTTTGTTATGCAAAGTACATTGTAAACTTGCCAAAGTATTGTTGA
- the LOC101298992 gene encoding mediator of RNA polymerase II transcription subunit 23-like, with protein MDQNQRSSSSASASRAYQFHPARAAIVHLFDLYLGKSNRLKSEDSIPEPPNKSQKRVLALNRELPPRNEQFLLDFEQLQSQFPDQDQLRVVTESVLISLVVQCSNHAPRAEFLLFALRSLCTIGHINWDTFLPALLSSVSTAEMSMGQGSQAMAGVSSQSSMLPTSNTIQNSSNFQSSNPASPLPSVHGIGSPGQSAMETMTVSPAKSSDMPSSGQQAAARANTSIRDNAISSLRQLCCKIILTGLGFNLKPVTHADIFSHMLNWLVNWDQKQPGTDESDGVKSWRSGKALIEWLHSCLDVIWLLVDEEKCRVPFYELLRSGLQFMENIPDDEALFTLILEIHRRRDMMAMHMKMLDQHLHCPSFGTHRIFPQTTPSISGEAVASLRYSPITYPSVLGEPLHGEDLAISIPKGSLDWERALRCIRHAICTTPSPDWWKRVLLVAPCYRGPSQGPTPGAVFTSEMICEATIDRIVELLKLTNSDVNCWQDWLVFSDIFFFLIKSGCVDFVYFVGKLVSRLTESDPHILRTNHVTWLLAQIIRVELVINALNSDARKVETTRKILSLHKEDRNSDPNSPQSILLDFISSCQNLRIWSLNTTTREYLNNEQLQKGKAIDEWWRHASKGDRMMDYMNMDDKSIGMFWVVSYTMAQPACETVINWLSSAGVAESLPATNLQSNERLMVMREVNPLPMSLLSGFAINLCLKLAYQMEDSLFCGQVVPNIAMAETYCRLLLIAPHSLFRSHFKRSPNVLSKPGVTLLVLEILNYRLLPLYRYQGKSKALMYDVTKIISALQKKRGDHRVFRLAENLCMNLILSLRDFFLVKREGKGPTEFTETLNRATVVTLAIIIKTRGIADADHLHYLQTMLEQILENSNHTWSEKTLRYFPSLLRDLLIPRIDNRGIAIQAWQQAETTVINQCTQLLSSSPDPTYVMTYINNSFFQHRKYLCAGAWILMQGHPENVNSVNLARVLREFSPEEVTANIYMMVDVLLHHIRLELQHGHSLQDLLLKACANLTFFIWTHELLPLDIMLLALIDRDDDPHALRIVISLLDRQELQQRVKLYCMNRGAPEHWLYPGPFVRVELQKALGNHLSWKDKYPTFFDDIAARLLPVIPLIIYRLIENDAMDSADRVLAIYTPFLAYHPFRFTFVRDILAYFYGHLPGKLIVRILNVLDISKIPLSESFPQHINSSNPVICPPPDYFATLLLGIVNNVIPPLHNNSKSGSASDALNNSMRAPPNKTPATSQSKQTNASEGQKSFYQIQDPGTYTQLVLETAVIELLSLPVSASQIVSSLVQIVINIQPTLIQSSNGLHGATNGVGQGSVLPTSPSGGSTDSLGTNRSSPSVSGINVSSFVSRSGYTCQQLSCLLIQACGHLLAQLPPDFHVQLYIEASRIIKETWWLTDGKRSPGELDSAVGYALLDPTWAAQDNTSTAIGNIVSLLHSFFSNLPMEWLEGTHLIIKHLRPVTSVAMLRIVFRIMAPLLPKLANAHNLFNKILSLIFSMMVDVFGKNAQPSTLVEPLEVTDLIDFFHHIVHYEGQGGPVQANSKPRPEVLVLCGRAAESLRPEIQHLLLHLKPDTNSSIYAATHPKLAQNTS; from the exons ATGGATCAAAACCAGAGATCATCATCGTCCGCTTCAGCTTCCCGAGCTTACCAGTTCCACCCTGCTCGTGCCGCCATCGTCCATCTCTTCGACCTCTACTTAGGA AAGAGTAACCGCCTGAAATCGGAGGATTCAATTCCCGAGCCTCC GAACAAGTCACAGAAGCGTGTGCTTGCTCTCAACAGAGAGCTTCCTCCTCGAAACGAGCAGTTCCTTCTCGATTTCGAGCAGCTCCAGAGCCAGTTTCCT GATCAAGATCAGCTGCGTGTTGTGACAGAGTCGGTGCTTATATCTCTAGTTGTGCAATGCAGCAATCATGCACCACGCGCGGAGTTTCTTCTGTTTGCTTTAAGGAGTTTGTGCACTATAGGTCACATTAACTGGGACACTTTTTTGCCGGCCCTGCTTTCGTCAGTCTCAACTGCAGAGATGTCGATGGGTCAAGGGAGCCAGGCAATGGCTGGTGTTTCATCACAGTCCAGCATGCTTCCAACTTCAAATACGATTCAGAATTCATCTAATTTTCAGTCTTCAAATCCTGCCTCTCCATTACCTTCTGTTCATGGTATTGGCTCCCCCGGCCAGTCAGCTATGGAAACTATGACTGTCTCGCCTGCTAAATCATCTGATATGCCCAGTAGCGGACAGCAGGCTGCAGCAAGGGCCAATACATCTATAAGAGATAATGCTATCAGCAGTTTACGTCAGTTGTGTTGCAAAATTATTTTGACTGGACTTGGATTTAATTTAAAACCTGTAACTCATGCCGACATTTTTTCTCATATGCTGAATTGGCTGGTTAATTGGGATCAAAAACAACCGGGGACTGATGAATCTGATGGCGTAAAATCTTGGAGATCTGGGAAGGCACTAATTGAATGGCTGCATAGCTGTTTGGATGTTATTTGGCTTTTGGTTGACGAGGAAAAATGCCGAGTTCCCTTCTATGAATTACTCCGCAGTGGCTTGCAATTTATGGAGAACATACCTGATGATGAAGCCCTGTTTACTCTAATCTTAGAGATCCACAGGAGGCGAGATATGATGGCTATGCACATGAAAATGCTTGATCAACACTTGCATTGCCCTTCATTTGGGACTCATCGAATTTTCCCGCAGACTACTCCTAGTATATCAGGTGAAGCAGTGGCAAGCTTGCGGTATTCACCAATCACATATCCAAGTGTACTTGGAGAACCATTGCATGGAGAG GACCTTGCAATTTCTATTCCAAAAGGAAGTTTAGATTGGGAGAGAGCATTGCGGTGTATAAGGCATGCTATTTGTACTACTCCATCACCTGACTGGTGGAAACGTGTGCTGCTTGTGGCTCCTTGTTATAGGGGTCCTTCTCAAGGTCCTACTCCTGGTGCTGTTTTCACTTCTGAAATGATTTGTGAGGCAACAATTGATAGAATTGTTGAGCTACTGAAGTTGACAAATTCAG ATGTTAATTGCTGGCAAGACTGGCTTGTCTTTTCAGATATATTCTTTTTTCTTATAAAAAGCGGCTGTGTTGATTTCGTCTATTTTGTCGGCAAACTAGTTTCACGCCTTACAGAGAGTGATCCCCATATTCTTAGGACCAATCATGTCACTTGGCTTCTAGCTCAAATTATTCGGGTTGAGCTTGTGATAAATGCTCTAAATTCAGATGCTAGAAAG GTAGAAACAACTCGGAAGATCCTATCGCTTCATAAAGAAGATAGAAACTCAGATCCAAATAGTCCTCAAAGTATACTGCTTGACTTTATAAGCAGTTGCCAAAATTTACGTATTTGGTCCCTGAACACAACAACTAGAGAATATCTGAATAATGAGCAGCTTCAGAAAGGAAAGGCAATAGACGAATGGTGGAGACATGCAAGCAAAG GGGATCGTATGATGGATTATATGAATATGGATGATAAGTCAATTGGGATGTTTTGGGTTGTATCTTACACCATGGCGCAACCAGCTTGTGAAACTGTGATCAATTGGTTATCCTCTGCTGGAGTTGCAGAATCGTTACCAGCAACAAACCTACAGTCCAACGAGAGGTTAATGGTTATGCGTGAAGTAAATCCATTGCCGATGTCATTGTTATCTGGCTTTGCAATAAACCTATGTTTAAAGCTGGCATATCAAATGGAAGACTCTCTGTTTTGCGGGCAG GTTGTACCTAATATTGCAATGGCTGAAACTTATTGCAGGTTACTGCTCATTGCACCTCATTCACTATTCCGTTCTCATTTCA AAAGGAGTCCTAATGTATTGAGCAAGCCTGGTGTAACTCTTTTGGTGCTTGAAATTTTGAACTATCGGTTGCTTCCACTTTACAG GTACCAGGGGAAAAGCAAAGCTTTGATGTATGATGTTACAAAAATAATATCTGCTCTGCAAAAAAAACGTGGAGACCATCGTGTATTTAGATTGGCTGAGAATTTGTGTATGAATCTTATTCTGTCACTGCGAGATTTTTTCTTAGTGAAAAGGGAAGGGAAG GGTCCAACTGAATTCACAGAAACTCTGAATCGAGCAACTGTGGTCACTCTTGCTATCATCATTAAGACAAGAGGAATTGCTGATGCTGATCATCTGCATTATCTTCAAACCATGTTAGAGCAGATATTAGAGAATAGTAATCATACATGGTCAGAGAAAACACTACGCTATTTCCCTTCGCTTCTTCGTGACCTGTTGATTCCTCGGATAGATAACAGGGGCATTGCAATTCAAGCATGGCAGCAG GCAGAAACCACTGTGATCAACCAATGCACTCAGCTTCTGTCGTCATCACCTGATCCTACTTATGTTATGACCTACATAAATAATAGTTTTTTTCAACACCGTAAATATCTATGTGCTGGAGCATGGATCCTGATGCAAGGGCACCCTGAGAATGTAAACAGTGTAAACTTG GCACGTGTCTTGCGAGAATTTTCCCCTGAGGAAGTAACAGCTAATATTTACATGATGGTGGATGTATTGCTTCATCACATTCGATTGGAACTTCAGCACGGGCATTCCTTGCAG GACCTTTTACTGAAAGCATGTGCAAACCTAACATTTTTCATTTGGACCCACGAGTTACTTCCTTTGGATATTATGCTTTTGGCACTTATTGATCGGGATGATGATCCCCATGCTTTGCGTATTGTG ATTAGTTTACTTGATAGGCAAGAACTTCAACAAAGAGTGAAACTATATTGTATGAATCGAGGTGCCCCTGAGCACTGGCTTTACCCCGGACCCTTCGTACGAGTTGAATTGCAAAAGGCCCTTGGAAATCATCTTTCCTGGAAGGACAA GTATCCCACATTTTTCGATGACATTGCAGCGCGTTTGCTCCCGGTCATTCCATTAATAATCTATAGACTAATTGAAAATGATGCCATGGATTCAGCGGACAGAGTACTGGCCATCTATACTCCATTTCTTGCTTACCACCCTTTTAGATTTACATTTGTTCGTGACATTCTTGCATATTTCTACGGCCATCTTCCTGGAAAGCTTATTGTTCGAATCCTGAATGTACTCGATATCAGCAAG ATTCCATTGTCTGAGTCATTTCCGCAGCACATCAATTCATCAAATCCTGTTATATGCCCACCTCCGGATTACTTTGCAACTCTCCTGCTGGGAATAGTGAATAATGTTATACCTCCGTTGCATAACAACTCAAAATCTGGATCAGCTAGTGATGCTTTAAACAACTCAATGCGTGCTCCACCTAACAAGACTCCAGCAACCTCTCAATCTAAGCAAACAAATGCTTCTGAGGGCCAAAAGTCATTTTATCAAATTCAGGATCCTGGCACATATACTCAGCTCGTTCTTGAAACAGCAGTCATTGAATTACTGTCTCTTCCGGTATCTGCATCCCAGATTGTATCTTCTCTTGTTCAAATTGTCATCAATATACAACCAACACTAATTCAATCCAGCAATGGCCTGCATGGAGCTACAAATGGTGTTGGGCAAGGCTCAGTATTACCAACATCCCCTTCAGGTGGCAGCACAGATTCCTTAGGCACAAACAGATCAAGTCCGTCAGTTTCAGGAATAAATGTTTCTAGCTTTGTTTCTCGGAGTGGTTATACGTGCCAACAATTGTCTTGCTTATTAATCCAAGCATGTGGTCATCTACTGGCTCAGCTCCCTCCTGATTTTCATGTACAACTCTATATAGAGGCATCACGTATAATAAAAGAAACTTGGTGGCTCACTGATGGCAAGAGATCACCGGGGGAACTAGACTCTGCTGTTGGTTATGCTTTGTTGGATCCAACGTGGGCTGCTCAAGACAACACCTCCACAGCTATTG GTAATATTGTTTCTCTGCTTCATTCATTTTTCAGTAACCTACCAATGGAATGGCTGGAAGGGACCCATCTTATCATCAAACATCTCAGGCCAGTGACATCAGTTGCAATGTTGAGAATAGTGTTCCGTATAATGGCTCCATTGCTCCCAAAGCTTGCCAATGCTCACAACCTCTTCAATAAG ATCCTCTCATTGATTTTTAGTATGATGGTCGACGTCTTTGGGAAGAATGCACAGCCATCAACTCTTGTTGAGCCACTAGAAGTGACAGACCTTATAGACTTCTT CCATCATATTGTCCACTATGAAGGACAAGGAGGGCCTGTGCAGGCTAACAGCAAGCCGAGACCAGAGGTTTTAGTTCTGTGTGGAAGAGCTGCAGAAAGTCTACGCCCAGAGATACAGCATCTTCTTTTGCACTTGAAACCCGACACAAATTCTTCCATTTATGCTGCTACTCATCCTAAGTTGGCACAGAACACATCATAA
- the LOC101299855 gene encoding dynein light chain, cytoplasmic-like, with protein MEAAELELERRSRFLSSLIQKKKAVEQKDHHDMLNVRVRASDMPVALQNCAFRRARDHLDSEPGKLDSKKLALALKKDFDSSYGPAWHCIVGTSFGSYVTHSTGGFLYFSIDKVYVLLFKTAVEPLDH; from the exons ATGGAGGCAGCAGAGCTGGAGCTGGAGAGGCGGAGTAGGTTCTTGAGTAGTTTGATTCAGAAGAAGAAGGCGGTGGAGCAGAAGGACCACCATGACATGCTCAATGTGAGAGTCAGGGCGTCGGACATGCCAGTCGCTTTGCAAAACTGCGCGTTTCGGCGTGCCAGGGATCATCTTGACTCCGAGCCTGGGAAGCTCGACAGTAAAAAGCTTGCTTTGGCTCTTAAGAAG GATTTTGATTCATCATATGGCCCAGCTTGGCATTGCATTGTGGGAACTAGCTTTGGTTCATATGTCACACATTCCACTGGAGGATTCTTGTATTTTTCGATCGACAAGGTTTACGTCCTTCTATTCAAAACAGCTGTTGAGCCTTTGGACCATTGA
- the LOC101300435 gene encoding protein PLANT CADMIUM RESISTANCE 2-like isoform 2, translating to MSYEKFSKTYGDNSPPTGIPVSSSNPYYSHPAHHQHPGQYDKNSSQMPAPPPPPYQPRPGAATEPWKSGLCDCFSDPKNCCITFCCPCITFGQIAEIVDKGSTSCGASGALYTLIACVTTCPCIYSCFYRSKMRRQYSLESSPCGDCLVHFFCEQCALCQEYRELKSRGFDMAIGWHGNIEERNREVAMTPVPPMVEEGMSRDK from the exons ATGTCTTACGAGAAGTTCTCCAAGACTTACGGAGATAATTCTCCACCGACGGGTATTCCGGTGAGCTCCAGCAACCCCTACTATAGCCATCCTGCTCATCATCAACATCCTGGTCAATATGACAAGAACTCATCCCAAATGCCTGCTCCTCCTCCTCCTCCTTATCAACCCCGCCCTGGAGCAGCCACTGAGCCGTGGAAATCCGGCCTCTGCGATTGCTTCTCCGATCCCAAAAACT GCTGCATAACCTTTTGTTGTCCATGCATCACTTTTGGTCAAATTGCTGAGATTGTGGACAAAGGCTCTACAT CTTGTGGTGCGAGTGGAGCACTATACACACTGATAGCTTGTGTGACTACTTGTCCTTGCATCTATTCATGCTTCTACCGCTCAAAGATGAGGCGGCAGTACTCTTTGGAATCAAGCCCTTGTGGTGATTGTTTGGTTCATTTCTTCTGCGAGCAATGCGCCTTGTGCCAGGAGTACCGTGAGCTCAAGAGTCGTGGTTTCGACATGGCCATCG GATGGCATGGAAATATCGAAGAAAGGAACCGTGAAGTGGCAATGACGCCAGTGCCCCCGATGGTGGAGGAAGGCATGAGTCGCGATAAATAG
- the LOC101298700 gene encoding protein TIFY 6B-like, whose amino-acid sequence MMERDFMGLGSKEPVAVLKEENHDDGGRDSGLTRSAGAHWPFSNKVSAIPQVSFRGAQEDKTKKMVPDSFLSSRFMPISTSDAFDPSQKQPTFDAQKYINHDRQGGTHFSMTAYPMQHDMQSVYRPYDMKMFSVSNQGITVPMGNPYLKNHFASMGQNFAVTTTKQQFFGGMPVTTQYSVPPSPGSIVGTTEPRINVNTSGSPSQMTIFYDGSVNVYNDISPEKAQAMMVLAQNGSSVPSNGAHSKAEAPRAKFPAEDCVPSNQTINTPPSAFPSQLSVSSHTGIQSVSGSTSTDELMAAKTTGLPTAPVSKVEPPRTAVKSVAATTMNHSAIPQARKASLARFLGKRKERVINAAPYNLSKKSPEGSKPESNGMNSSTSRGEQK is encoded by the exons ATGATGGAGAGAGATTTCATGGGTCTAGGCTCGAAAGAGCCGGTGGCTGTGTTGAAGGAGGAGAATCATGACGATGGTGGCAGAGACTCAG GGTTGACCAGAAGTGCTGGTGCACATTGGCCTTTCTCAAACAAGGTCTCTGCAATCCCTCAGGTGTCTTTCAGAGGTGCTCAAGAAGATAAGACGAAGAAAATGGTACCTGATTCCTTCTTGTCCTCCAGATTTATGCCCATCTCAACTTCAGATGCATTTGATCCTTCTCAGAAACAACCTACATTTGATGCACAG AAGTACATCAATCACGATAGGCAAGGTGGCACTCATTTTTCCATGACAGCTTATCCTATGCAACATGATATGCAGTCTGTGTACCGTCCTTATGACATGAAGATGTTTTCAGTTTCCAATCAAGGTATTACTGTTCCTATGGGCAACCCATACTTGAAGAATCATTTTGCATCTATGGGTCAGAATTTTGCTGTCACTACCACCAAGCAACAATTCTTTGGAGGAATGCCTGTTACTACTCAATATTCAGTTCCTCCAAGTCCAGGGTCCATTGTTGGGACCACTGAACCACG GATCAATGTCAACACATCTGGGTCTCCTTCTCAGATGACAATTTTCTATGATGGTAGCGTGAATGTCTATAATGATATCTCCCCTGAGAAG GCTCAGGCTATGATGGTTTTAGCTCAGAATGGTTCTTCCGTCCCTTCTAATGGTGCGCACTCAAAAGCTGAAGCACCAAGAGCAAAGTTCCCTGCCGAAGATTGTGTTCCATCAAATCAGACTATAAATACCCCACCTTCTGCTTTTCCTAGTCAGTTGTCAGTTTCTTCACATACTGGCATCCAATCAGTAAGTGGGTCCACAAGCACTGATGAACTGATGGCAGCTAAAACCACAGGGCTTCCAACAGCTCCTGTTAGTAAAGTGGAGCCTCCAAGAACTGCAGTTAAATCTGTTGCTGCAACAACTATGAATCATTCTG CTATTCCACAGGCTCGCAAAGCATCCTTGGCTCGATTTTTGGGGAAGCGCAAGGAAAG GGTAATAAATGCAGCACCATACAACTTGAGCAAGAAATCTCCAGAAGGCAGCAAACCAGAATCTAATGGAATGAATTCCTCCACAAGCAGAGGAGAACAAAAATGA
- the LOC101300435 gene encoding protein PLANT CADMIUM RESISTANCE 2-like isoform 1: MSYEKFSKTYGDNSPPTGIPVSSSNPYYSHPAHHQHPGQYDKNSSQMPAPPPPPYQPRPGAATEPWKSGLCDCFSDPKNCCITFCCPCITFGQIAEIVDKGSTSCGASGALYTLIACVTTCPCIYSCFYRSKMRRQYSLESSPCGDCLVHFFCEQCALCQEYRELKSRGFDMAIGTHKLKSSYNFRLFILIMQPRNLSHKHIEASLSITWNPG; encoded by the exons ATGTCTTACGAGAAGTTCTCCAAGACTTACGGAGATAATTCTCCACCGACGGGTATTCCGGTGAGCTCCAGCAACCCCTACTATAGCCATCCTGCTCATCATCAACATCCTGGTCAATATGACAAGAACTCATCCCAAATGCCTGCTCCTCCTCCTCCTCCTTATCAACCCCGCCCTGGAGCAGCCACTGAGCCGTGGAAATCCGGCCTCTGCGATTGCTTCTCCGATCCCAAAAACT GCTGCATAACCTTTTGTTGTCCATGCATCACTTTTGGTCAAATTGCTGAGATTGTGGACAAAGGCTCTACAT CTTGTGGTGCGAGTGGAGCACTATACACACTGATAGCTTGTGTGACTACTTGTCCTTGCATCTATTCATGCTTCTACCGCTCAAAGATGAGGCGGCAGTACTCTTTGGAATCAAGCCCTTGTGGTGATTGTTTGGTTCATTTCTTCTGCGAGCAATGCGCCTTGTGCCAGGAGTACCGTGAGCTCAAGAGTCGTGGTTTCGACATGGCCATCGGTACACACAAACTTAAATCTAGCTATAATTTCAGACTTTTCATTCTCATTATGCAACCCAGAAATCTAAGTCACAAGCACATAGAAGCATCTCTTTCAATTACTTGGAATCCAGGATAA
- the LOC101299288 gene encoding glucan endo-1,3-beta-glucosidase 3-like translates to MAVLLLLILAVSSVSAAEDAFVGVNLGTDLSDMPSPTVVVALLKAQNIRHIRLYDADRAMLLALANTGIQVTVSVPNDQLLGIGQSNATAANWITRNVIAHVPATNITAIAVGSEVLTALPNAAPVLVSALKFIHSALVASNLDRQIKVSTPHSSSIILDSFPPSQAFFNRSWDKVMVPVLKFLQSTDSYLMLNAYPYYDYMQSNGVIPLDYALFRPLPPNKEAVDANTLLHYTNVFDAIVDATYFAMSYLNITNLPIVVTESGWPSKGDSAEPDATLDNANTYNSNLIKHVLNNTGTPKHPGIAVSTYIYELYNEDLRPGSVSEKNWGLFDANGLPVYTLHLTGAGTVLANDTTNQTFCVAKDGADRKMLQAALDWACGPGKVDCSPMLQGQPCYEPDNVVTHATYAFNAYYQKMAKSPGTCDFKGVATITTTDPSHGSCIVPGSAGRNGTFDNSTSLAPSSNSTTVSSGCSVMFHTVGSFATSAIIGFLVLTAVFL, encoded by the exons ATGGCTGTTCTGCTCCTTCTCATTTTAGCCGTGTCTTCAGTTTCAGCTGCTGAAG ATGCATTTGTGGGTGTAAACCTTGGTACAGACCTCTCTGACATGCCAAGTCCAACTGTGGTGGTTGCTCTTCTCAAAGCTCAAAACATACGACATATCAGGCTCTATGATGCAGACAGAGCCATGCTCCTTGCTCTTGCAAACACAGGCATCCAAGTAACTGTTTCGGTCCCCAATGATCAGCTCCTTGGGATAGGTCAGTCCAATGCCACCGCGGCCAATTGGATTACTCGCAATGTCATAGCGCATGTTCCTGCCACAAACATAACAGCTATAGCTGTCGGATCTGAAGTTCTAACTGCCCTCCCAAATGCTGCTCCAGTGTTGGTCTCTGCCCTAAAGTTCATTCACTCTGCACTTGTTGCGTCTAACCTTGATCGCCAGATTAAAGTCTCTACTCCACACTCTTCCTCCATTATTCTTGACTCCTTTCCTCCTTCCCAAGCCTTCTTTAATCGCTCATGGGACAAGGTCATGGTTCCGGTGCTCAAATTTTTGCAATCTACAGATTCATATCTCATGCTCAATGCCTACCCATACTATGATTACATGCAATCCAATGGTGTGATCCCCTTGGACTATGCACTTTTCCGCCCTCTCCCTCCAAACAAGGAAGCCGTGGATGCCAATACATTGCTGCATTATACTAATGTCTTTGATGCAATTGTTGATGCCACGTATTTTGCAATGTCCTATCTAAACATCACAAATCTCCCCATTGTAGTGACTGAGTCAGGCTGGCCCTCTAAGGGTGATTCTGCAGAGCCAGATGCTACACTTGACAATGCTAACACTTACAACAGTAACCTGATCAAGCATGTGCTTAACAACACAGGGACTCCTAAGCATCCTGGGATTGCTGTTAGTACATACATTTATGAGCTCTACAATGAGGATTTGAGACCGGGATCCGTTTCCGAAAAGAACTGGGGACTATTTGATGCAAATGGGTTGCCGGTTTATACCTTACACTTGACAGGTGCTGGAACTGTGTTGGCAAACGACACAACGAACCAAACCTTTTGTGTCGCAAAGGATGGTGCTGACAGAAAGATGCTACAGGCAGCCCTAGATTGGGCTTGTGGACCTGGAAAAGTTGATTGTTCACCTATGCTGCAAGGGCAACCATGTTATGAACCAGACAATGTGGTGACTCATGCAACATACGCTTTCAATGCATACTATCAGAAGATGGCCAAGTCTCCTGGGACTTGTGATTTCAAAGGGGTAGCTACTATTACTACCACAGACCCAA GTCACGGTTCTTGTATAGTTCCTGGAAG TGCTGGAAGAAATGGCACATTTGATAATAGCACATCACTCGCTCCATCTTCAAATTCCACAACCGTTTCTTCTGGGTGCTCAGTAATGTTCCATACAGTTGGTTCCTTTGCAACCTCTGCCATCATCGGTTTCTTAGTTCTAACTGCAGTATTCTTGTAG
- the LOC101300138 gene encoding protein PLANT CADMIUM RESISTANCE 2-like yields the protein MYSSKPNSKEKFSDTSNTDASSPPTGVPVSSSNPYFSSSQDDHDNNSSQMPAAPPYHLRPRAPEPWKTGLFDCFNDPKNCCTTFWCPCITFGQIAEIVDKGSTSCGASGALYTLIFCVTGCPCFYSCFYRSKMRQQYTLDASPCGDCLVHCFCEYCALCQEYRELQNRGFDMVIGWHGNIEERNREVAMNPVPPVMEEGMSRDK from the exons ATGTACTCGTCAAAGCCGAATTCGAAAGAGAAGTTTTCGGATACGTCGAACACCGATGCTTCTTCTCCGCCGACGGGTGTTCCGGTCAGCTCCAGCAACCCTTACTTCAGTAGTAGTCAAGATGATCATGACAACAACAGCTCCCAAATGCCGGCTGCTCCGCCATACCATCTCCGCCCTAGAGCCCCCGAGCCGTGGAAGACCGGCCTCTTCGACTGCTTCAACGATCCCAAAAACT GCTGCACAACGTTCTGGTGCCCTTGCATCACTTTCGGCCAGATTGCAGAGATTGTGGACAAGGGCTCTACTT CTTGTGGTGCAAGTGGAGCACTATACACACTGATATTTTGTGTGACTGGTTGTCCTTGCTTCTATTCATGCTTCTACCGCTCCAAAATGAGGCAGCAGTACACACTTGATGCGAGCCCTTGTGGTGATTGCCTGGTTCATTGCTTCTGCGAGTACTGCGCCCTGTGCCAGGAGTACCGTGAGCTGCAAAATCGCGGTTTCGACATGGTCATCG GATGGCATGGAAATATCGAGGAAAGGAACCGTGAAGTGGCGATGAATCCAGTGCCGCCGGTCATGGAGGAAGGCATGAGTCGAGATAAATGA